In Curtobacterium sp. TC1, the following proteins share a genomic window:
- a CDS encoding MBL fold metallo-hydrolase → MSPREPRSVVSVAPGVTFVEGPVSNWVVLAEEDGVSLIDAGYPADPDLVLETVRAAGHDPADLRRVYVTHGHVDHIGGIPGILERYPHVEVLAHADELANVRGPGRQQVTPAEIGGRLTSPRVLAWLARAIRSDALRPTTVPSARAFTGVDFAGRAITPFPAVGHTDGSTAYLLPAADAIVTGDAVVSRHDTQPRSWAPRPRMITPFFTADQDRALESARALPFPALVLPGHGPAVRRVGGTWLPIG, encoded by the coding sequence ATGAGCCCGCGCGAACCCCGCTCCGTCGTGTCCGTCGCCCCCGGGGTGACCTTCGTGGAGGGGCCGGTGTCGAACTGGGTGGTCCTGGCCGAGGAGGACGGGGTGTCGCTCATCGACGCGGGGTACCCGGCCGATCCGGACCTGGTGCTCGAGACCGTGCGTGCGGCCGGCCACGACCCCGCCGATCTCCGGCGCGTGTACGTGACCCACGGTCACGTCGACCACATCGGCGGCATCCCCGGGATCCTCGAGCGGTACCCGCACGTCGAGGTGCTCGCCCACGCCGACGAGCTGGCCAACGTCCGCGGGCCCGGCCGACAGCAGGTCACCCCGGCGGAGATCGGCGGTCGGCTCACCAGTCCGCGCGTCCTCGCCTGGCTGGCGCGGGCGATCCGCTCGGACGCCCTGCGGCCCACCACCGTGCCGTCGGCGCGCGCGTTCACCGGCGTTGACTTCGCAGGACGGGCGATCACACCGTTCCCGGCGGTCGGACACACGGACGGCTCCACGGCCTACCTGCTGCCCGCGGCCGACGCGATCGTCACGGGTGACGCGGTCGTCAGCCGGCACGACACCCAGCCTCGGTCCTGGGCCCCGCGCCCGCGCATGATCACGCCCTTCTTCACCGCGGACCAGGACCGCGCGCTCGAGTCGGCACGCGCACTGCCGTTCCCGGCGCTCGTGCTCCCCGGTCACGGCCCGGCCGTCCGACGCGTGGGCGGGACCTGGCTGCCCATCGGCTGA
- the rplM gene encoding 50S ribosomal protein L13 produces the protein MTRTFSPKPADVQHDWIVIDATDVVLGRLATHAAALLRGKHKATFAQHMDMGDYVIIVNADKVALTGSKLAKKVYYRHSGYPGGLTATSYPEMLEKHPTRAVEKAIRGMLPKNTLGREQLKKLKVYAGAEHPHSAQQPKAYIFDQVAQ, from the coding sequence GTGACTCGCACGTTCTCACCGAAGCCGGCAGACGTCCAGCACGACTGGATCGTCATCGACGCGACCGACGTCGTCCTCGGCCGTCTCGCCACCCACGCCGCGGCGCTCCTGCGCGGCAAGCACAAGGCCACCTTCGCCCAGCACATGGACATGGGTGACTACGTCATCATCGTGAACGCCGACAAGGTCGCCCTGACCGGCTCGAAGCTCGCGAAGAAGGTCTACTACCGCCACTCGGGCTACCCGGGCGGCCTCACGGCGACCTCCTACCCGGAGATGCTCGAGAAGCACCCCACCCGCGCCGTCGAGAAGGCGATCCGCGGCATGCTGCCGAAGAACACCCTCGGTCGCGAGCAGCTCAAGAAGCTGAAGGTCTACGCCGGCGCGGAGCACCCGCACTCCGCGCAGCAGCCCAAGGCGTACATCTTCGACCAGGTCGCACAGTAG
- the rpsI gene encoding 30S ribosomal protein S9, whose translation MAQIADSLDQTPESFTTESAPAAAEAAPRQILNVSGGAVGRRKEAIARVRLVPGSGTFVVNGRSLEDYFPNKLHQQLINDPFKVLELLGSYDVVARITGGGPSGQAGALRLAIARTLNEIDRENNRATLKKAGFLTRDARVIERKKAGLKKARKASQFSKR comes from the coding sequence ATGGCTCAGATCGCTGATTCCCTCGACCAGACCCCGGAGAGCTTCACCACGGAGAGCGCACCCGCCGCTGCCGAGGCCGCTCCCCGTCAGATCCTCAACGTCTCCGGCGGTGCCGTCGGGCGCCGCAAGGAGGCCATCGCGCGCGTTCGCCTCGTCCCGGGCTCCGGCACGTTCGTCGTGAACGGTCGCTCGCTCGAGGACTACTTCCCGAACAAGCTGCACCAGCAGCTCATCAACGACCCGTTCAAGGTCCTCGAGCTCCTCGGCTCGTACGACGTCGTCGCCCGCATCACCGGTGGCGGCCCCTCGGGTCAGGCCGGCGCGCTCCGCCTCGCCATCGCCCGCACCCTGAACGAGATCGACCGCGAGAACAACCGCGCGACCCTCAAGAAGGCCGGCTTCCTCACCCGTGACGCCCGCGTCATCGAGCGCAAGAAGGCCGGTCTCAAGAAGGCCCGCAAGGCTTCGCAGTTCTCGAAGCGCTAG
- a CDS encoding ExeM/NucH family extracellular endonuclease — MPNLLGRTLLCATAAATLLAAPLVTVTAATANPEGSGLVIEEAYLKAGSNGAFYNQKFIEIGNPTDAPVSLDGWSLQYRSATSTGAFSTSALEGTVPAEGTFLVSMAGNGGATAVGADLPTADDTASLNPSGTTGTIVLSNTATPLALAAGPVPTGTAGVVDLLGYGASNTYEGTVRTVEGANGVPNGLVRQGTTDTDDNGADFSGTTTLTPRNAAGATTAPTDPTEPTDPTEPTDPGAPAEAVTIAQLQGTTDTSPYAGTTVTTDGVVTAVYASGGFNGYTIQTPGTGGAIDLGTHTASDAVFVFSSATAGLVAEGDHVRVTGAVSEYFGLTELTVSSAASFEKLTDTVVAPQPAVVAFPSSDAQRESLESMLIAPQGSYTVADNYTTNQYGEVVLASGAGRLVQPTEVGRPGSAEAKAVEASNAARKVTLDDGASTNFLTKANQGIPVSWLTQGPVTVGATATFSQPVVLDYRNSGWKFQPTAPITGATPAADLPASFSTVRQATPQDVGGDLKLAGFNVLNYFPTTGDQLTGCSYYTDRAGDPVTVNSGCDARGAAEEEDFLRQQVKIVKAINGLGADVVSLEEIENSARFGQDRDAAVATLVDALNAATGEETWAYAKSPATVPASEDVIRLALIYKQDRVAPVGESTILLDDAFTNARQPVADAFRPVGGTEDDDFLVIANHFKSKGSGTGENADQGDGQGASNADRVRQAKALVTFSTDMQAQYGTDKVFMLGDFNAYSKEDPVVVLDDAGYTDLGPALDATEYSYVFSGLSGSLDHVFASPAAAETVTGVDIWNINSVESVGLEYSRYNYNASDLYTDDVFRASDHDPILVGFDLDAAGTDPGTDPGTDPTPVPTPTPTPVPTPTPVPTPTPTPVQPVDGITPPAGPAAPSESLLTEANRGGVSAPATARAGETITVTVGAAAAGDTVDVWLFSTPTLIGTAEVAADGTVRVTIPSDTPAGAHRLAVTAADGSLIGWTPITITADGQLAFTGASGLGAGALVAFLLLAAGAGVMIVRRRRAAAAAA; from the coding sequence ATGCCCAACCTCCTCGGGCGCACTCTGCTGTGCGCCACGGCTGCCGCGACGCTCCTCGCCGCCCCGCTCGTCACCGTCACCGCCGCCACCGCGAACCCCGAGGGGAGCGGCCTCGTCATCGAGGAGGCCTACCTGAAGGCGGGCAGCAACGGCGCCTTCTACAACCAGAAGTTCATCGAGATCGGCAACCCGACCGACGCCCCGGTGTCGCTCGACGGCTGGTCGCTGCAGTACCGCTCGGCGACGAGCACCGGCGCCTTCTCGACGAGCGCGCTCGAGGGAACGGTGCCGGCCGAGGGCACCTTCCTGGTGTCGATGGCCGGCAACGGCGGGGCCACCGCGGTCGGTGCGGACCTGCCGACGGCGGACGACACCGCGTCGCTGAACCCCTCCGGCACCACGGGCACGATCGTGCTGTCGAACACCGCCACACCGCTGGCGCTCGCCGCCGGCCCGGTGCCGACCGGTACCGCGGGCGTCGTCGACCTGCTCGGCTACGGCGCCTCGAACACGTACGAGGGCACGGTGCGCACCGTCGAGGGCGCGAACGGCGTGCCGAACGGCCTCGTGCGTCAGGGCACCACGGACACCGACGACAACGGTGCGGACTTCTCGGGGACGACGACCCTGACGCCGCGGAACGCCGCCGGTGCGACGACCGCGCCGACCGACCCGACCGAGCCCACGGACCCGACGGAGCCGACGGACCCCGGCGCGCCCGCCGAGGCCGTCACCATCGCCCAGCTGCAGGGCACCACGGACACCTCGCCCTACGCCGGCACGACCGTCACCACCGACGGCGTCGTCACCGCGGTCTACGCGTCCGGCGGCTTCAACGGCTACACGATCCAGACCCCGGGCACCGGCGGCGCGATCGACCTCGGTACCCACACGGCCTCGGACGCCGTCTTCGTCTTCTCGTCCGCGACCGCCGGGCTGGTGGCCGAGGGCGACCACGTGCGCGTCACCGGTGCGGTCTCCGAGTACTTCGGCCTGACCGAGCTGACGGTGTCGAGTGCTGCGTCGTTCGAGAAGCTCACCGACACCGTGGTCGCCCCGCAGCCCGCCGTGGTCGCGTTCCCGTCCTCGGACGCACAGCGGGAGTCGCTCGAGAGCATGCTCATCGCGCCGCAGGGCTCCTACACGGTCGCCGACAACTACACGACGAACCAGTACGGCGAGGTCGTCCTCGCCAGCGGTGCGGGCCGCCTCGTCCAGCCGACCGAGGTCGGCCGTCCGGGCAGCGCCGAAGCGAAGGCCGTCGAGGCGTCGAACGCCGCGCGCAAGGTGACGCTCGACGACGGTGCCAGCACCAACTTCCTGACCAAGGCGAACCAGGGCATCCCGGTGTCGTGGCTCACCCAGGGGCCGGTCACCGTCGGCGCGACCGCCACGTTCTCGCAGCCGGTCGTCCTCGACTACCGCAACAGCGGGTGGAAGTTCCAGCCGACCGCGCCGATCACCGGCGCGACCCCGGCAGCCGACCTGCCCGCGTCGTTCTCGACCGTGCGGCAGGCGACGCCGCAGGACGTCGGCGGCGACCTGAAGCTCGCCGGGTTCAACGTGTTGAACTACTTCCCGACCACCGGCGACCAGCTCACCGGCTGCTCGTACTACACCGACCGCGCGGGCGACCCCGTCACGGTCAACTCGGGCTGCGACGCCCGCGGTGCTGCCGAGGAAGAGGACTTCCTGCGTCAGCAGGTCAAGATCGTCAAGGCGATCAACGGCCTCGGCGCCGACGTCGTCTCGCTCGAGGAGATCGAGAACTCGGCCCGCTTCGGCCAGGACCGCGACGCCGCCGTGGCCACCCTCGTCGACGCGCTCAACGCCGCCACCGGCGAGGAGACCTGGGCGTACGCGAAGTCGCCCGCGACCGTGCCGGCGAGCGAGGACGTCATCCGCCTCGCGCTCATCTACAAGCAGGACCGCGTCGCACCCGTCGGCGAGTCCACGATCCTGCTCGACGACGCCTTCACGAACGCCCGCCAGCCCGTCGCGGACGCGTTCCGCCCGGTCGGTGGCACCGAGGACGACGACTTCCTGGTGATCGCGAACCACTTCAAGTCGAAGGGCTCCGGTACCGGCGAGAACGCCGACCAGGGCGACGGCCAGGGCGCCTCGAACGCCGACCGGGTGCGGCAGGCGAAGGCCCTCGTGACCTTCTCCACCGACATGCAGGCGCAGTACGGCACGGACAAGGTGTTCATGCTCGGCGACTTCAACGCCTACAGCAAGGAGGACCCGGTGGTCGTCCTCGACGACGCCGGCTACACCGACCTCGGCCCGGCGCTCGACGCCACCGAGTACTCGTACGTGTTCTCCGGCCTGAGCGGGTCACTCGACCACGTGTTCGCCTCACCCGCCGCTGCCGAGACGGTCACGGGCGTGGACATCTGGAACATCAACTCGGTCGAGTCGGTGGGCCTGGAGTACAGCCGCTACAACTACAACGCGTCGGACCTGTACACCGACGACGTGTTCCGCGCGAGCGACCACGACCCGATCCTGGTCGGCTTCGACCTCGACGCCGCGGGGACGGACCCGGGCACGGACCCCGGGACGGACCCGACCCCGGTGCCGACGCCGACGCCGACACCGGTGCCGACCCCGACACCGGTGCCGACCCCGACCCCGACGCCGGTGCAGCCGGTCGACGGGATCACCCCGCCGGCTGGCCCGGCGGCGCCGTCCGAGTCGCTCCTGACCGAGGCGAACCGCGGTGGGGTGTCCGCCCCGGCGACGGCCCGTGCAGGGGAGACCATCACGGTGACGGTCGGCGCGGCGGCTGCGGGTGACACGGTCGACGTGTGGCTGTTCTCGACCCCGACGCTGATCGGGACCGCGGAGGTCGCGGCCGACGGCACCGTGCGGGTGACGATCCCCTCGGACACCCCCGCTGGTGCGCACCGGCTCGCGGTGACGGCTGCTGACGGGAGCCTGATCGGCTGGACCCCGATCACGATCACGGCGGACGGACAGCTCGCGTTCACGGGTGCTTCCGGGCTCGGCGCGGGAGCACTGGTCGCGTTCCTGCTGCTCGCGGCGGGTGCCGGCGTCATGATCGTGCGCCGCCGCAGGGCGGCAGCCGCCGCCGCTTAG